tccacatcgaaaggagccagttgggctggttcgggcatctgacaagaatgcctcctgggcgcctcctgggtgaggtgtacTGGgtatgtcccaccgggaggaggccccggggcagacccaggacacgctggagagattatatctctcagctggtctgggaatgccttggtgttcccccggataagtggaagaaaatggatggatggatggatgatggatggcaAACATACATTCAGGAAATATCAGTTCCTTTCGTCTAGTCTTTTTTCAGACTGTCCAAAGAGGAGCTCCAGAAAGCTGAAGAACCGttgctcaagagcactttaAAAGATACAGACAGCCTCCCATTAGATGCACCTGAGGTATAAATGTGATGATTCTAGGTGATGTTCACAAaggttgacctctgaccttgagggATTTGATCTCAGCGTGTGGAAGCTCGTCCTCACCTGCTTTAAACAGGTGAGTCCAAAGTGTGATTAACATAGCATCATCCACAAACCTTCACATCAGACTCTCAGAGTTCAGtttcctttatttaaaaacaaaggaagacaaatcaagaaaaaaatcaaagaaaaatcatcacaTTCAAAGTTCACTCCAAGTATGGGTGGAGATGGCTGCACAGGCATCCACCCTTCACTCCCCTGAAAAGCAGATGAACTTGACTTTAAATGAAAAGCATGGTTCTGCTTATTTagcacagaaaacaggaaatacaggaACACTTCACAGCAACGCTTCACATATAAACTCACAGTAACGACACTGAGATTTTATGAAAATTTCACTTCCTGTCTCGATTAATGTGACGAAGAAGAGCTCCAGGTTATAAAAATATAGACAGACTTTATTCAGATTTACAGGAGACGCTATTGTCAGGATTACATCGTCACAGGTCGGACAAAGATGGGAACGACCTGTTGTGGGACGTGTCCCTGTGGGAAACTGTGTCACCTCAGCGATGATACAAAACAGCGAGTTTTGATCTGAACTCAAACAGTCCAGGTGAGACTGAAGGATTGCATCAGCTGTTCAGGGGTTTGACATTTTCAGGCTCAGAGCTAACAGAGCAGGACTTTTACACAAATATTAAGAATAGTCGGCAGAGTTAAAATGATCTTAGCTTGTTCAGCCCACTGAACCAAAGTTAGTTTGATCCAGAATCCACTGCAGTGGTGTAACAGACGAAAGCTACATCATCCATAAAATACTTGTTACACATCATTACACCTGAACCTCCACACCCGCTCCGCCGGCTCCACCTAAACACACTTCTCCGAGTGGCTCCTTCTCAGGAGGTCAGACGAGCCGTCGTCATGTGAGCTCTGAGGCGAGAGTCCGGGCGGAGCGCTTCCTCGCCGGTAGAGGATGACGTATGACTGCAAGAGAGGGTGGGACCGTTTATTCTGACCTCTGCTCAGTCACAGCAGCTCTGATCACGAGTACATGCAGACACCAGCattaacaacagcagcagaggcTAAACACTGATCCACACAGTGTCATGTGACTTTCTGTGGACTGCATCAAACGTAGCCTGTTTGTATCATCAGTGTGATTGATAAACTGATTAAATCTGATTGATTAGTCGCTGTTACCAGAGATTTGGGGAGTCTCGTTTTCAGCACACTGAAGGTCAGCCGGCTGCCGTAGACGACCAACGCCACGAGGAGGAACGCCAGCGCGCAGAAGGCCCCCAGCAGCACCACCAGCATGTACACTGAGGAAGAGACGCAGGGTGCAGGTGTTAGACATCCACCTGCACATTTACATGCCTGAGAGGAAGTGCTCGCTCTGAAACCAGGTTCCTCTTTCAGTCTTCAAACACGGTCCATGTGCCTGCATCAGTGCGTGAGGTCTGTGAACACGCATGTGTCCATACACAGTAATAAAACCGAGCTCCCATTGGCTGTGCCGGACGCACGAATGTGACATCATGTGAAAAGAAGAGCTAGGCTAATCAGAGGCGCGTCTTACATACTACATTCAATTCAAAACGGACACTCTGGAGTTTCCTTATGTCTCTGAGCAGTgagaatatttacatttaataaatattcTAACTTATCAAACATGATTTTGTGGCACAAACAGGATTTCTTTATCACCAGACTCCAAAATAAGCTACAGCAGTGTGTGGAGTCTTCCTGTCACACCGTGGACGTCAATCAGGTTCAGCTTTAGCGCCATCATGAACTTGTAATAAACATCGGCTCGCGTCTCGACTTCTGCACTCACAAAGTAATCCTTCATCTTATACCAGACCCTGAAACTAGCTGTGTTAACTCCTCCCCCTCTTTAATCCAACTTTCTTTCCGATTGGGTCTCACGCTCTGGTGGGCGGGGCTttgacccccccccccgtgACATACTACAGATGCAGgagaagacaaaaactgtgataAACAGTAAAGTGGGTTAATTCAGTTGTTTATACATCAAAACAAGATAAAATTAGAGCTGTCGTATTATTAGCTCAGTAAACTGAAACGACATTAACCAGGAGAGCGAGTCTGCAGCCACACATACGTGAGTTTCTGGGTGGGGGGCTGGTGAAGGCACACTGAGGTTCACTCGGGATGGCTTTGGAGAAGTGAGGCTTGACGGAGGCGGTCACACAGTACTCCACACCTGTCTGCAGGTAGCTGATCACAGTCTCCTCAGAGTAGGGCATATGCAGCGtgaactgaaacacacaaacagacaaagtTCATACTGACGGTCCCGACAGGCGGAAACAAACGTCATCATGTGACAGGAAGAAGATGCTGAAAACGGACCACACTTCAGCCAACCCTGAGATCCCCCATCAAAGGTTAGTCATGGATCTGCTGCTGTGTGGTGTGGATGATTCACTGTGAAAAGTCCTGATGCTCAGCTTCACGTCCACCAAAATCAGAGTGTTCTCCAAAGTGTCCACAAACTGTTTGTGGACTGTGGTTACACTGACAGCTGTGAAACCTGACCTTAAACACGTGCACGTGAACACAGCTGATAAAAAGCTGGACAAGGTGAAGACTGAATGTTCTGGTTTgtgggctttttaaaaatacatgtaGAGCCAAAGAACCGCAGCAcgttaaaaaaggagaaattgaTCCAACACAGAAGAAGGAAACTGACAATACGGGAAAACCTGCAGGTCAGGAAGCTTTTAAACCTTCGACCAAACCTTCACAGATTTCTGTGAATCAGACTCGACTTCTGATTCACTGCAGGCAGGTTTATGGTTACCTGACCTGTAGCTTCTCCACTCGTTCCTCCAGGAGGCGCTCTTTCCTCCATTTCTTGTCATTCCAAACAAACTGGTGCAGATGCACTGTACTTTGTACTTTGTACAGTGCATCACTTCCTGTGTTAcaactgtgattttatttttccaaagacaGGAAGAGCTGCAGCTCAGCAGCTGATCAGAACAGGAAGTAAAGCAGAGCGACACACTGAGCCGCTAACATGAGGAGCTACCGAGCGCAGAAACATCTGGGCCAGAGGTGGCCCTGTGTGGactcatatatgtgtgtgtgtgtgtgtgtgtgtgtgtgtgtgtgtgtgtgtgtgtgtgtgtatactgtGGAAGGTTTTAGGCAGGTGTgaaaaaatgctgcaaacaaagaaaactttcagaaatataaatgattgtttattggCCCCAAATGTATTCTGCAGCCGGACAACGAGCCCAAACACAGCCAACGTCATGAAGAACTATCTCCAGCgtgaagaagaacaagaagtacaGGAAGTGATGGTACggcccccacagagccctgaccTCAACATCATCCAGTGTGTCTGGGATCAGAGAGAAGGATGAGAGGAAGCCCACATCCACAGGAGGTCTGTGCTTATATCTCTGAGGTGTTTGGATCAACCTACCAGCCGAGAAACGGTGTGCAAGTGTGCCTAGAAGAAGGCAAAGGGTCTCACCAAACACTGATGtgatttagatttctcttttgttctttACTGACTGatcaaaataaatgattaacacttttatttttgaaagcatTGTTTGTTTACAGCAGTTTCTCTCacctaaaacttttgcacagtactgtatgtagatatatatatatatgtgtgtgtgtgtgtcacataaaaGTCCACACAGGTGAGACGTGGATTTGCTggacaaactgtgtttacaCCTGAACATTTTAGAGAGTTCAGGGTCACTGAGGATGAACTTCCTACTCATTATTGAGTCATTATCTGTTATTATGTGTAAGTGTGACACGACTCCATCCTGGATCTCATGATGCCGACTTCAGCggaaaatgttcattttgtgTACTCGGACATAAATCAGATGAAAGTCGTGTGGGTTATGATCGATTTATAAAGTTCCATCACAGAGATATTTTTAGTAAGCTGTTGTTGCAGCTCGTTAAGTAGcttgtattttgtgtttgtgtagttATTGCCAGCTGTCAAAGCTGAGCATTAGTGAGTATCGAGGTTAAGGAGGTCGTGTCCCGCCTTCGCCCAGCCGCTGGTGGGCTGATCATCTCGGTGACGGCACCATCTCCTCCTGGAGctttaaacctttaaactaTGCAGTACCCATGAAGACAGCAACAACAAATCACTATAATTTTATAAACGTAACCACATACTTCTTTTTGATTAAACATAACCAAGAAGTTTTTCACAAAAGGGACACAGAGAACGGGAGGACTCATAATCAGAAGATAACGAGCCGACTGAGACTGTGGTGGAAAAAGTTgttaaagctttttttctttacttggattttttataaaaactcaccaaaacccccaaaataactgtttttctttaatgttcGTTATGCATTTACTGTGTTTTTGCTACAACTACTTtgaactgcttttatttttcttgtgaaGAAGACATTAAGTGTTGTTTTAGTGGATTTTAGCTTAATACGTGAATTATTTTCATCCTAGTTTTACAGGGAATACTGTGAAGTCATAtgttaaagttttatttgtaataagTATTTGATCAAAGCCAGAATAGTTGTTAGTTTGTTGCTCTACTACAATCTGCAGGATACGACACATTTTCCAACATACTGAAGAGTTTATTGTTTTTCTCAtaaatgtttcacatttttactgAAAATTTGCCATTTTTGTTGTAAACGAGTTATTTTCCCCATAAATATAAGATGGTTTGGAAAGCGATGTGTGAAAACGGAGCTTTTGAAAGCTGCTTGCCGTGCCTCCTGCGCACCTTTACTTCCTTTTTTTGACACCAGACCGTGcgccatgtttttgtttgtagacttctgattggccaacactTCTGCATTTCCATGTGGACGAGGGTAATTAGACAGTAAATGGTTGCACTTAAAGAACCCAGAGTattaatcacatgtgtgggcgtGGCCACAGATCTGCTGTCCAGCTTGACTCTTATTGATAATAAATGTGCAGATGCAGAAACATCACTATTACTGCTACAAATAGGAATATATTCATCTTCATAATAACGTttgtttaggtttttgtttattatgCTTATTTTTGTCATAGATGTATTTTGGGGCGTGTGAACATGCTCTTTGTGTTAGCGCCTCCTGTGTAAATGTGATACAGGCTATAAATCAGCTCTACACCTGCAGCCCAAACCTCCAGACTCTGTCTCCCCTACTTAACCCCTGACCCCAATCAGGGGGTGTGAGCTGACCCCGATCCCCCACAAAGTGAATGAATCCTGCCTACCAGAACATGTAAGCGGGGGATTTCTCTGTAACTTTCAATGTGACTTTCAGGTCCTGCTTATTGAGGAAGAATCTGTAAGTCGTGTGTGTTTAATCTCCTTCAGCCGACATGTTCCAGCTCGCAGAGATGACTGACCCTCTTCTCTTGAAGCTCAGCGTTTCCTCGAACACAGGCAGACGTGAGCTGGGGGAGAGGAAGACGCTGCCAGAAACCACAGAGTGAAAAACGTTAGcggcacctctccacgctgcgagGTGCTTAATAATCGGAGCGAGCTTTCAGACGAGCTGCTGTGTGGGTTTGCCGTTGTGATTTCTTGGTATTCCACACGGCTCAGAGTTTCACAGCATGTAAACGGCCTCCGTTAAAACACGCAGGTGTGCGTGACGCGGGAGGATCCGAGGCTCTGCGGCTGGTTCGTCTCAGCATCAAAAAGCTCTAATTTTCCACAAAACACAGACGTGCTGCTAAAGGAGTGTGGATGAGGTCAGCTCCTGTTTAAGGTGGAAAATTAAAGGATGAGCCTCACCTTTTACTAACAGCAGGGCTGAAATGTAGGAAAATTAGCTTTCCATGGAAAACTGTGTTGTCTTACATGATGATGACCAAGAAGAAAAAACCTACATTTGAATGAACTTCATAAGATTATAAAAGATTTCCTTGTAATAAGTCAAAGTGAGAGAAGTACTAATAAAAATCTGGAAATGTACTCCTTCACAGACGTGTGCAGGAACTTCGTACTGTCGAGTACACCAAAAACACAACCACATGCAAACCCCTGTGGGTGTAGCCAcaggaggaagacaggaagcACCGTTTAAACGCACGCATGTTTGCAGAACTCAGATTAACAGCGTGACAGCGCCGAGACAACCAAAGCGCTCCGAAAGTTTAGtcataaaattattttgttggtaaaatatttgtatttgttgtatttGCAGAGGTACAAGAAAACACTGTAATCTGAATAAAAGTTGGTTCAAATCTCAAATACTgatgaaaactgaaaagaagTGTTTGACAtgttcattcatttgttttcatttatcgTTGAACGAGTCACAAAATTATTTTAGATTtcaatttgtattttaaacaaTCACACTTTTAGTATGTTTCTGAACACTGCAATGATTTACAAAACTTAAATATCACTGAATTCTCTGTAATCAGAAAAGTTATTTTataccaacaacaaaaaacaagatttaCTTATGAAATAAAAGCCAAGATTCACTCATTAAAGAAAAGCTTCCATAACTGGATCAACATGTAAGGAACTTTTCAGAGGATCCTAAACTTTGTTTCATGAACATTTCAAACCGGTTTTCCCTGCAGGAAATGAGTTTTAATGAGTATTTTTATGAAAACGCAAACAAACAGGTCCTAAAATGGAGCCCTGAGGGACACCTGTGtgtccacaaacacaaaatctACAAGATAATCTCTAAAACAACAGGCAGAGTTTGTAGGTTGTTTTAGAAAAGTCtcagtctttgtgtgttttggcCTTTTGTCCACATGTAAATGGGGTCCTGGGTtactgaaaaactgaaagaagtCAAACAAACAGGTGTACATTTATCTGGTTTTGTGATGGTGGGGCAGGTTATTACCTGGAGGCTTCTGATTGGTCAGCATTCTTGTACTGTTAGGTTTAAATCGTCCCATGACTTTTctcatattttgtgttttcatgttcaAAGCGGTTCTTGGGGGTAACGGGGGAAACCCCCTTTTCAAAAAATACCCGAGTGCTGGTGGGCGTAGCCTGAGAGTATGGCCGACATACCTCCGCTCCATCACGGGTTCGTTGTACGTGGAAGACTAAGTCTGTGTGGCTGTCCTTCAGGTACTCGCTCGCCAAGACTTCAGGAAGTGTGAGGTGCAGGATTAAACAGTTCCCACATCCAGACACCGCCACGTCAGGAGGTCCAATCACAGctacagaaaaaagaagaaattcagTCAGCTGGAAGGAGACTGGACACAAATCAGTACAGCGACACATACACAGGCGATGATTTTAGTTTATGTCAGAAGAAAAACCTTAAAGAGATTTCTAACCAGGGAAACTGTTCTCAAAGGAAAACGTTGTGGGACCGCGTAAAATCTGTTTAACGAAGCTGTAAGCAGGATTAGAAGAAGATGAAGGTAAATCATTAGGAATGTACAGGTGATGGCACGAACAGTCACATGATGTGGATACGGGGGACGTATCCTGGCTCAGGGCGAGCTTTGATAAAACAACCACAAAACCAGAAAAATATTAAGTATGACGTTTGTGGTGTTAAATGCAAGATGGTGGGTGGAGTTACTGATGTAACCTGTGTTAATAGGATTTATCGTTTTACACTGCTGGAAGGTTACAACAAATATGACATAATAATAAGTACAAGTGTGCTGTGTTGGCTCTCCATCACACGCTCACGCTTTCATCATAAAACTGGTAATGTAACGTGTTAAAGTGCCTCACTGTCTGACAGCGGCAGGAAGCTGTCCGATACCGTCCAGCTGGACCTCTGGGTGGCCGTGAAGGCCTGGACACGAGCTACGTAGTGGTCGAACGGGTCCTTGAAGGCTCTGGTCAGGTCACATGTCTGTCCCACCCTCAGTGCCACACAAGGCGGCACCGGCTTCCACGACTGCTTTCTTCATGtcgaagaaaacaaaacacaaagacggACAGATTACTGTGTCATCCTGTGAAATAAACCTTTCACAGATGAATGAAACTGTGGGTGTGTGCGTCATCCACAATAAATAACCTCACATCTGCCTTCAAATAAATATGAAAGTTCACATTTACTCAGAAAGGAAAGTGCTGACTCTGTATTTAGAGGTGCCTcagaaacagaaatgaaacaTGAAACTTACTGAACAAAGGAgctaaataaacaacaaacacaggAGATATCATTCAGGATCAAATGAGGCTGAAATTAACTTTACTGACATTATTGTGACCTGACGTTTTAGTAAGAAGCACCTTCAGCCCAGGAGGTGCCAAACCTCAGGGACTGAGAATCCAAGAGTACAGTGAAGAATTCATGTTATAACACAGAAACTGCTTCTGTTTCTGGGACATCGTCACAGAATATCGACTTGAGTCATTCCCAGGCGCCGTTTTTACATTTCTGACTACAAAgctaaccacacagtctctgatgtactgtattttccgcaccataaggcacacttaaaatcctttaattttctcaaaaatcatcaGTGCTCCTTATGTATGAactctggttgtgcttactgacctggaaccgatatcatgacgtacacggtgctcaaaaatctgtcaaaaatgttttagtaagactttggtaagctacgaagctgcaccgcttgatgaaCTATCAGAGGGTAACGGCAACTGTAGTCAAGGGGCCTCGCGGAggaatctgggtcctaaactccgtcttttcaggtcccaaagtcaaacgaacactgcagcatcactgagagttacaaactgtctaaattctttcatctttgataaaatgatcagcgttgctgctttaccaggtgtaacaattaagtttaacatccatgaaaacagaatttattaaatttaatggagttagaagttagcaggaagttagctcgctagcttccacctaaacatgatatagcatgttctgactgagagatttctgaaagaattcaaatgtacagctctgctatcacttccaacataaatgaagacagaaaactaaacagcagtgacgtttgtagggttactgaagttgggctagctggtatataatgatgtgctatgtgatcgctagcgacacagctatgttagcataacataaacacagtgaagctggaggatgaacgctaacttttttccactcaataaaagctaacgtgagggttcccgatggttagggacaaatgcaattgctGAATCGGTTTTGTTTGAGACAGCTTAAATCTCTGATCAGATTTTCTGAATACCTGGAGCGGACGACTTCTACCATGAAGCGGGCGTCGGAGGGGGTCTGAGGGCCCGGCTGGAAGCTGAGTGTGTGTTCCAAGTTGATGGAAGAGATGGAAACGCTGGAGGGTGCAGAAAGGGAAACGCCCATTGCTACAGAAAGGAAGAGGatataaaaactttttaaaataatcctcCTGTATGCTtagacaggaagtgtttgtacTCACACAGTTTCGGCTCTGCAGATTTAAAATGAACCTCTCAAAACGCATTTGAAGTACAAACTCTGAGCTTTACTTCAAGGAGTGGAATAATCCACTATTTTATAACTGGATAATGTACTTAACACTGTTTTTTACACAGGAGTGGATATATCTTTGTTTCTTCAAAAACTAAACTCATCCATCCAATAGTCCGATGGACCATTTGCAGACAACTCATTAACAGTTTGGTCCACAGAGAGAACAAAGACAAGATCATGGACATCCACAGGAGACAGAGGGGGATGATCCCAGGATCCTTTCCATGGTGAAGAAAACCCCCCTTTCAACATCCAGTCAAGTGAGGAAGACTCAACGCGAGGAAGACTCCTGTTGTCGTAGGCCTTTACACACAGACTGACTCAAAATTCAGAATTTTTTAGACGTGGACTTGTCTGGAATGTCAACATGAAACGATGATGAACTCGTCCTGAT
This is a stretch of genomic DNA from Pelmatolapia mariae isolate MD_Pm_ZW linkage group LG16_19, Pm_UMD_F_2, whole genome shotgun sequence. It encodes these proteins:
- the LOC134645572 gene encoding interferon alpha/beta receptor 2-like, yielding MGLWMLLLLHLHLAMGVSLSAPSSVSISSINLEHTLSFQPGPQTPSDARFMVEVVRSRKQSWKPVPPCVALRVGQTCDLTRAFKDPFDHYVARVQAFTATQRSSWTVSDSFLPLSDTVIGPPDVAVSGCGNCLILHLTLPEVLASEYLKDSHTDLVFHVQRTRDGAEFTLHMPYSEETVISYLQTGVEYCVTASVKPHFSKAIPSEPQCAFTSPPPRNSLYMLVVLLGAFCALAFLLVALVVYGSRLTFSVLKTRLPKSLSYVILYRRGSAPPGLSPQSSHDDGSSDLLRRSHSEKCV